The window CGCGCCCGCCTCCGGAAACACTCCCATGCCTTTGTACGCGAGCGTATGAAGAAGATCGACTCCACCGATAAACAGGTAACTGACGCCCATGACGGCGATGAATGGGCTCTCGATGTCCTCGATCGCATGCCAGGAGAGGATGAACACGGAGAAGGCGACGAGGATGCTGAAAACTTCCACGAGACCGTGAAAGAGCAGGTAGTTCCGGAATTGGACCACGTAGAGTGCGCTCACGCCACCGATCAAGACCAGGGCGGACGTCATCGATACCGTCGGACGATCTGGCCCGATCACCACGTTTTCACATCCGCTGTTATTATCGGATCGATGAAAAAATCTTCCGGCTCGAGCGGTGGGAAGTTCACCGATCCACAGGTGGGAAACGGTACTCACGGCCTCTCTCGGGACGAGAGGTTGCTAGATATACCCATGTAGACGCTCAAACGGTCGGCCGTTCTGCGACGGTTCGTACAGGGCGACGGCGGACGAGGACGACCCTGTGACTGACAGGGACGAGACTCACTCTCCGTACGCGACCGTCGAGAGCAACGCGTTCTCGGCCTGTCGCGAGTCCAACCGCGTATGTTGGCAGACCACGGGGATGTCCGACTCGATCACGCTCGCGAACGGCTCGCCTTTCGGGACGGGCTCAGGGTCCTCGAACTCGTTGAACCGAAAGTGTCTGGTCCGGTTCGCGGGGACCTCCGTCTCGTAAGGCCCGATCGGGTCGCTGCCGGTGAAGTAGACCGTTATCTCGAGCGTCGCGTCCTCGTCCGTGGTGTTGAGAACACAGAGAGACTCGTGGCTAATTAGCTCCGGTTCGGGGCCGGTACTTTCCCGTGGGATGTAGCCCTCCGGGATCGCCCACGTGTGCTTGCCAGTCATCGGAATCATCGTATCGTCCACGACCGCGTGGATAACCTGCTGGCTTGTACGCTCAGGTGGTCCCGCGGTCGCTTCCCGATACTGGGACCGACCCCAAGTGTTTTTGATAACCCGTGGTTATTGTACCGTATGGAACTCCCGACCCCGGCGGACCTCCGCCAACGGCGTACCGAACTCGGGCTGACCCAGAGCGAACTCGCCGAAAAAGCCGAGGTCTCCCAGCCGCTGATCGCCCGTATCGAGGGCGGCGACGTCGACCCGCGGCTCTCGACGCTCCGGCGGATCGTCAACGCCCTCGAGAAGGCCGAAAGCGACGTCATCCGCGCGGAAGACCTGATGAACGAGGCGGTCGTCAGCGTCTCGCCGGACGACTCCGTGGGCGAGGCCGCCCGCAAGATGGAGGAGGAGGCCTACTCCCAGCTCGCGGTGATCCAGGACGGGATCCCCGTCGGCTCGATCAGCCAGAGCGACCTCGTTCACCTCGACTCGGAGGCACGCGACGAGCCCGTCGAGGAACA of the Halobiforma lacisalsi AJ5 genome contains:
- a CDS encoding sensory rhodopsin transducer yields the protein MTGKHTWAIPEGYIPRESTGPEPELISHESLCVLNTTDEDATLEITVYFTGSDPIGPYETEVPANRTRHFRFNEFEDPEPVPKGEPFASVIESDIPVVCQHTRLDSRQAENALLSTVAYGE
- a CDS encoding CBS domain-containing protein, yielding MELPTPADLRQRRTELGLTQSELAEKAEVSQPLIARIEGGDVDPRLSTLRRIVNALEKAESDVIRAEDLMNEAVVSVSPDDSVGEAARKMEEEAYSQLAVIQDGIPVGSISQSDLVHLDSEARDEPVEEHMSESFPTVSKDATLDEISNLLEHYKAVMITEAGETVGIITEADIAARLS